The Calypte anna isolate BGI_N300 chromosome 11, bCalAnn1_v1.p, whole genome shotgun sequence DNA window GGACACCCTGCCCCGCGCTGCCTGCACCTGCGGCCGCCGGCGCTATCCGCAGGTGCAGGGAGGGCGGGGGTGGGAGGATTCGGGCAGCGTCAGGGGtcggggggggtggggtgggagcaCTTTGCGCCCTTGCGGGGCCGCGGCGGGGGTCTTTGTGAAAGGGCCTTTGATAAAGTCTCTGCTCCGGCTCCTTGCCTGGGGCGGGGTGGTAGTggtaaagaaattaataaaatttgttaaaaaataatggaaactaAAACACAAAAACGTTTTGTAAAAATAcgaaaaaaagaggaaaatgaatacgtggtaaaatgaaaacattaaaatttacctagaaaaaagaaaaagttctaaagataaaaaggaaaacataaattaGGAAATtatcatgaaaataaaatgtaattgttttatatataaattacaGAAGTtataataaaaagattttttttttttacgtaattaaaaaagacaagaggAGGCAGGGGCTGGTGCAGGAAGGAAGGGACCCGGCACCCCCCCGGCCTGGCAGACCCCTTCCGCCCCGGGGGGCTGCCGGCCCCGCGGGACAGAAGCCTCTTTGTGGATGGAGGCCAGTGCggggggagggctgggagagccCTCAGGCAGGCTGCCCCCCATCAGCCGCCCCCTCGCAGGGATCCCCACACGTTGCACGGCAGGGCGGGGGCTCTGTGGCTGCACCCAGGCCCCAGACTCCGGCTCTCCTGTGCTGTCTGCCCAGGTGCAGCAGTCCCCTCTGGCACTggcccagctgcccccagcgGGGGGATGGGGCTGCGTGAGCGGTGGGCCAGGGTCCCGAGTGGCTGTGTCTGCCCCCGTGCTGGACTCACGCCTAGCTCCCCGGTACAGGCCTGGCTGCGGCTCTATGGCTACCTGCCGCAGCCCAGCCGCCAGCTCTCCACCATGCGCTCGGCACAGACCTTTGCCACCGCCCTCGCCGAGATGCAGAAGTTTTATGGCATTCCAGTCACTGGGGTCCTGGATGAGGAGACCAAGGCGTGAGTTTCTTCCCTGTCCTCCCTCTGTAGCAGCTTCCAAGCCCTTGGGCTTTGCTGCCAgccacagagctctgccagcacctgggCGTATGGGTGCTGCGTCTCCCCTTGGGGGCTGCACCCCTGCAGCCAGGACTCCTCCCTTGCTGTCCATGGCTGCTGTAGCCCCCCTCGGGGACCTCGGTAGCAGTGGGCTGAGCCCTGGCTCAATGTGCTCCTGCCAGGTGGATGAAACGTCCCCGCTGTGGGGTCCCAGACCAGTTTGGGGCACGTATGAAGTCCAACATGCGTCGGAAGCGGTATGCACTGACAGGGCGGCGCTGGAGCCAGAGCCATCTCACCTTCAGGTACCTGACACCTCCATGGtttccctccccccagcccatggAGAGCTGTGGATCCCCTCGGGGAGTGAGTGCTGTCCTGGGCCACTTCCAGCGAGCTCTGTACGTACCCCCAGCATCCAAAACTACACAGAGAAGCTGGGGAGATACCACTCGTACGAGGCTGTCCGCCGAGCTTTCCGGGTATGGGAGCAAGCCACACCACTTGTTTTCCGGGAGGTTCCCTACGAAGACATCCGGCAGAAACGGAAGAAAGAAGCTGACATAATGGTGCTCTTCGCCTCAAGCTTCCATGGAGACAGTTCCCCCTTCGATGGTGTTGGGGGATTTTTGGCTCATGCCTACTTTCCTGGTCCTGGCatgggggggggacacacattTCGACTCAGATGAACCCTGGACCCTGGAGAACGCAGATGTGTCTGGTGAGCTGGAGGCCAAGGAGGTGATGATGGCAACCAGAGCAGCCTGGTGGCCCTCTGGGTGTGAGGGCAGGGGGATGTACTGGAGTGGGCAGGAGTGGCACAGAGAGCAGTTCCACCGTGGGTGATGCAGGTAGCTCCCACCAAAACACCCTCATTACAGGGTGTTGGGACTAAGGACCCATACTGATGACAGTGCCTTTCCCTGCAGGGAACAACCTTTTTTTGGTGGCTGTGCATGAGCTGGGGCACTCACTGGGCTTGGAGCACTCCAGCAACCCCAGTGCTATCATGGCCCCCTTCTATCAGTGGATGGACACAGAGAACTTCCAGCTGCCTGAGGATGACCTTAGGGGCATCCAGCAGCTGTACGGTAAGGAGCTGGATGGGAGATCAGCCCAGAGGGGGATGCTGGGCAACGTGCatggagaaactgagaaatgggtGCCACTGGTCTGTGTCAACCATTCCTTTTTCTCACCTGTGCAATCCAGGTACTGCAGACAGGCACCCTCAGCCCACCAAGCCTTTACCCACCGTGACACCTCGGAGACCTGGCAGGCCAGACCAGAGACACCCTAAATCTCCCCCCCCGGGGAAACCGGAGCGACCCCCAAAACCGGGCAGCCCAGACCAACCCGACCAGTATGGCCCCAACATCTGCGATGGGAACTTCGACACCGTAGCAGTGCTGCGTGGGGAGATGTTTGTGTTCAAGGTACTTGGCTGGTAgccctccttcctcttccctgggGATGTGGTGGGTCCCTGGGTGGAAGGACCCCCCATTGAGAtgcctggagctggggctgtgtccCCCCACCCTGACCCAACATCCCATTTCCCACTAGGGCCGGTGGTTCTGGAGGGTCCGGCACAACCGGGTGCTGGACAACTACCCTATGCCCATTGGGCACTTCTGGCGGGGCCTCCCTGGGGACATTGATGCTGCCTACGAGAGGCACGACGGGAGGTTTGTCTTCTTTAAAGGTGAGTGGGGAAGCTGAGTGAGAGGGCTGAGCTGGAGGGAAGATGCCAGTGTCCCCAGGCTGCCTGGGTTCATCCCATCTGGATCCCCCCTCCTTACCTGGAGCCACTGCCTGATCCCAAAGGGTGGCTGCTTGCATTGTACCCCTGTCCCTAGCTACATGTGTCCCTGCCACAGCTGCTAGGCATCGCCACTTCACCCCCTTCTCTGTCTCCTGTCCAGGTGACCAGTACTGGCTCTTCCGAGAAGCCAACCTGGAGCCTGGGTACCCACAGCCCCTGGTCACCTACGGGCAGGGCATCCCCTATGACAGCATTGATACAGCTGTCTGGTGGGAACCCACAGGCCACACCTTCTTCTTCCGTGGGGACAGGTGAGCAGCTCTGGGAtccttttccctgctctgttGACTCCTGGCCCCTGGCAGGGGTGGCCATGGTGGGCAGCTGAGACCTCTGTGCTCCATGCCTGCTCACCAATCCCTTCTCCAGATACTGGCGCTTTAATGAAGACACCCGTTCAGTGGACCCTGGGTACCCGAAGCCCATCTCTGTTTGGGTGGgcatccctccctctcccaaGGGTGCCTTCCTCAGTGCGGATGCCTGTaagtagaggaggagaagagggctGGGGAACCAGAGGGGATAGGTTCACTGCTCTGGTGGCCTGGCCCTACACAGGATGGAGGCTGGAAGGGTGCCCAGGAACCAGTAGTGAAGTCCCCTTCTGAAGTGGTTCTGGAGCAAAGCCTGCTGTGCAGGGGTGCCCAGGCTGTGGGTTGCCCTGCATCTTGCCCACTTACCCTCTCCTCTAtctttccctccccagcctctaCCTATTTCTACAGAGGCACAAAGTACTGGAAATTTGACAACGAGCGGCTCAAGACGGAGCCAGGTTATCCCAAATCCATCTTGCGGGACTTCATGGGCTGTCACGTAGAGCTGGTCCCAGACCCCCATCCCCGCTGGCCCAATGGGGACCGACCCCCCTTCAACCCTGATGGGGATGGGCGGGCTGAAGgcgaggaagaggaggaggaggaggaagaggattaTAGTGAGGGCGGGCGCCAGCCAGGTGGAGATGTGGACGTGGTGGTGCAGATTGACGAGTACACACGTACCATGAGTGTTGTcatggtgctggtgctgctggtgctgctgctctgcatcctCGGCCTCATCTACGTCATTGTCCAGATGCAGAGGAAGGGTGCACCCAGAATGCTTTTGTACTGCAAGCGCTCCTTGCAGGAGTGGGTCTGACTGACTTCCCCTCAACCCCAACCCCCCACCACCATGGTGCTAACAATGGACCTgacctccctttcccctccccctccccattgCCTTGTCCTCTTTTGCCCCACTGTTGCTTGATGGCTTCAGCCTCAGAAAATGGGGGAATGCCCACCCCCGTCGCCTCTctgaggcagctgggctgggactgGGAGATAGTCATAGGGGGGCTGGAGGGCACCCAGGTTCTGCCTCATGCTCCTTGGCTCCTGCCTCCCACCTTCATCCTCAGGTTGCCACCTATCATGTTGCACCCACTTCTGCCACAGGAACTCAGCAAGTTCATGGGGCACTTGGAACACTTCCATGTGAACTGGCTAGGCTGTCCCTGTGCCGTGTGGAGTGGTGAGTGGGTGGTAAGTCATAAGTGCTATGAGCTGGCAGGTGTCAGCTGCTATCACCTGCAGTGGCAAGGAAAcgtgaggggaagggagagctgAGCTCCTGGCCCTGTTCTGAGTTGAACCACAGGGATCAAGGAATGTGGTGCCTAAAGAGACTGCCAGGAGGGAGGTGCCACCTTTGCAACTGCTGATGGCCTCAGCTCAGCCTGGGCCCTGCCACTGCCAAGGGGACACCGTCCTGCGTGCAGAGCGGCAGAGATGGCCACCTTGTACACATATTAAAGGGGTCAGGTGTGTGGAGAGCCGTGTTGTGTCCTTTCTGTTGggggatgcaggcagcagcctgtCAGGTTTGGCATGTTTTGTGGTAATGGGGCTGTGCTTGGGGATGCCACCTCACCTGGCATCCCTGGCCATGCCAGAGGATGTAGGGAAGGGACTGGTATGGGTGACCACATCCTCGCAGCAACCTCTGCCTTGAGGCTACCATTTTCAGGAGGTGGTCAGAGAGAGCAGGGCCCCCCAGCAGCAAACAGCTATGTCACACCAGCTCCTATGGCCATGGCAACGGCCTGGCTGGGTCTCAGCAGAAGAAAGTGGGAGGAGTTGGGACCACTGTGGAGATCAGGGAAATTGTGGAAGTGGGAAAGATTACAGCCAGAGAGGTGTGAGAAGTTGCCTTTATCCAGGGGAAAATGTTACTCAGCTTTTAAATGGGAAGGAAAACCAAGGCACAGTGGGTGGCAGAAGTAgcttgtggtggtggtggagatgatggcagctccctgcagctgctgttgatGCTCACCAGAGGTGTGAGCCAGGGCCAGGTCTACTTTGTAGCAGCAGGTACAGCCTGGGCGACCAGGGGGTGGGTGGCAGAGGCCTGGCACAGTTAATACACTGGTGGGTTGGCAGGCCACAGCAGGGGAGGGTGTGAGTCTGTCCCATCCCTGTGGGAATGACCCCATAGTGGGGGGAATTCTCAGTATGGGACTGGACCCAGGGGACCCATGACCTGTTCCCTCCTACACACAGACCCTGAGGCTGCACCTTGCCCCAATCCCCACCCTGCCATCTTCCCTTCACAAATAGGGATGAAGCCTTTTTGTCACTACCTTCCTTCCTTCACCTTCAAATTCTCTCCAGGACCCAGAGCTACTGGCTCAGGTCTGGACACTTCGGGCACAAAATCACCCTGAGCTACTCCATCATTTGTCAGCCACTAAGGACTTTCAAAGGGAAGGCCCCTGTGCTGGCTCTGGCCCTGTATTCTGGGGGCTCCTCAAACGGGGCACTGACCCCTATAGCCTGAGCCACCTATCCGCTGCCCTGGCCTCCATCCCTGTCAACCCTGGGCAGTGATTCCCAGTTGTTACTGGCTCAGACCTAGCATCACTGCAGCTGAGAAGCCAAAATCAGGGACAGGAAAACTCAGAAGACTCAGGGTGGGGGGGAGGTCTCCCAAGTGGCTCTGGGCCATTATATTCCatcagcaaagctctgctgggTCACATTCCTTGGCTTTTGgcatttctattaattttttactgGTTTGCCCAGGTTTGTACCTGTTGGAACTCCTGGGAGCTGTGCCATGGGGCAGGCTGGCACCCCAACCTTCCCCCAGAGTCAAGATGGCAGCAGGAGTGACTGAAAGGCATGAACATGGCCAAGAGGCAaggcaggaggaaagaagggCTGGGATTTGCTGCTCCCCCCATACACAAAGGCAGCTTCAGAGACGGGTGCAGATGAATTTCCCACACCAGATGCATTTCCGACACAAGGTTTGTTTCCCACGGCAGCTGTGTTTCCCCGCTCTCCCGGGGGTGCTGAGGGATTAGCAGGACATAGGGTTGAGGACCCTGAAGCCTGATCCCAGGGAAAGCCAGCTGAGCTGGCTGAGGATGCCCAGGaccagcccccagcagcatcctctgcctGAGACTGTGGCAGGGGAGGGTCTCCTTGCTGAGTCAGGGAGGTCAGGATCTGGAAGCTGTTCCTCCCGGGAATCAGGGGCGCTGGGAGCAGAGGCCCAGGCTGCCTGGGTTCCTTGAGCAGAGCCATCCCACTCATGCCTGGATGCTGCAGTGGAGCTGGTGCCAGGACTGGGGGCCATCTGGAGGCATTTCATGGACAGCAATGAGGTACCCAGCCAGAGACAAAGCCCAGCATTTCAGCAGGGCCCTGGCTCTTCTCCCGAGattcctgctctgccctgtgTGCCTGCAGTGGGGTCAGCTTGCCACCAGCCATCCTGGGAAGGACAGCCGTGCTGCAAGGGAAAGGGATTTTGGTGGCTCAGGATAGCGCAAGTCCCCCTGAGCCTGGCCCTGGCAGgcaccaggcagctctgccaggatcCACCCCCAGCAGGCAGGCCCCAGCTTCCCAAAAATAGGCTGGAGAAGTGCAACCCAGAAAAcaccccaggagctctgcatcCTGCAGGCCCTCCTGTGCTGGGATGGTGCTGTCCGCTGGGGGACAGAGTTCCATGGGTAGGGGTGATGGTGTGACCAGGGGCTCAGCCTGCTTGGAACCATCACAGGATAACCCACACTTCCTTTggccttctcctcttcctctgcaaaCTGGGGCACAATCCCTCTTAAGCTGCTGAGGAGAGCACCCGGAAAGACACAGGAAGATGGGCTGGGCATGGAAGAACAACTGGGGCCAGGACACACCAAGAAGAAATGGGCAGGCCTCAAGGCTAGAGGAAATTATGCTGAGGATGGAGGGAAGCATGGCAGGGCTCTGGGAGGGGTTAAACTTGCTGCCTGTGCTTGATGCAGGCAGGACTGAagctcagggtgctgctggagcagggatcagcgccagcacagccctgctggggacagagtgtaTGTGACAGTGAAGCAGCCGGGCTGCAGGTCTGCTTCAGCACAACTTAGCATCCATCATCTTCTCACACCTCCCAGGCTTTCCCCATCACAACCCAGAGTAGCTCTCAAGCACACACAGTCACTCCTTCATCCAACTAAAATCTTGCTTGGGTGaggcccccccccccccttgcagCATACAGGAGAAGCCCTCAACCATCTCCCACAGGTAGCAGCAGGGCAGGATAGTAAGCTCTCCCTGCATGCTGAAGTGGCAAAAGTCCCAAGTACTTCTATTCAGTAGCCAATAGAAAAATTCAAACATTTCTGTCACCTCCAGCATAGCCTGCCCCACGCCAGACAGCAACTGCAGAGGATTCACATTGCCCTGGGGTTGCAGCCCCTCTATAAAGATGACAACATTTGGCCCAAGA harbors:
- the MMP15 gene encoding LOW QUALITY PROTEIN: matrix metalloproteinase-15 (The sequence of the model RefSeq protein was modified relative to this genomic sequence to represent the inferred CDS: deleted 1 base in 1 codon); the protein is MAGGGSAPCWAGVALRACGRSPPLLVLLVLLAGAAGEEINAEAWLRLYGYLPQPSRQLSTMRSAQTFATALAEMQKFYGIPVTGVLDEETKAWMKRPRCGVPDQFGARMKSNMRRKRYALTGRRWSQSHLTFSIQNYTEKLGRYHSYEAVRRAFRVWEQATPLVFREVPYEDIRQKRKKEADIMVLFASSFHGDSSPFDGVGGFLAHAYFPGPGMGGDTHFDSDEPWTLENADVSGNNLFLVAVHELGHSLGLEHSSNPSAIMAPFYQWMDTENFQLPEDDLRGIQQLYGTADRHPQPTKPLPTVTPRRPGRPDQRHPKSPPPGKPERPPKPGSPDQPDQYGPNICDGNFDTVAVLRGEMFVFKGRWFWRVRHNRVLDNYPMPIGHFWRGLPGDIDAAYERHDGRFVFFKGDQYWLFREANLEPGYPQPLVTYGQGIPYDSIDTAVWWEPTGHTFFFRGDRYWRFNEDTRSVDPGYPKPISVWVGIPPSPKGAFLSADASSTYFYRGTKYWKFDNERLKTEPGYPKSILRDFMGCHVELVPDPHPRWPNGDRPPFNPDGDGRAEGEEEEEEEEEDYSEGGRQPGGDVDVVVQIDEYTRTMSVVMVLVLLVLLLCILGLIYVIVQMQRKGAPRMLLYCKRSLQEWV